A stretch of Spirosoma oryzicola DNA encodes these proteins:
- a CDS encoding thymidine kinase, which translates to MFIEPTRRREPPHLRTGWIEVICGSMFSGKTEELIRRLTRARIAKLKVQIFKPAIDTRYHEENIVSHSALTIHSTPVQTAGQILALAGDCDVVGIDEAQFFDKEIVEVCRTLANQGQRIILAGLDMDYSGQPFGCMPQLMATAEYVTKVHAICVVCGDIAQYSYRLVPSQERVLLGETDSYEARCRRCFNLGDEAGRKEWAYEDADTNE; encoded by the coding sequence ATGTTTATCGAACCGACCCGACGACGCGAACCTCCCCATCTCCGCACTGGCTGGATTGAGGTTATCTGTGGATCAATGTTTTCCGGTAAAACCGAAGAACTGATTCGGCGGCTTACACGCGCTCGTATTGCTAAGCTTAAGGTTCAGATATTCAAACCGGCTATCGATACGCGTTACCACGAGGAAAATATTGTCTCCCATTCTGCCCTGACCATCCACTCAACCCCAGTGCAAACGGCGGGCCAGATTTTAGCCTTAGCGGGTGACTGTGATGTGGTTGGTATCGACGAAGCTCAATTTTTTGATAAAGAAATTGTCGAGGTCTGCCGAACGCTGGCCAACCAGGGGCAACGAATTATACTAGCGGGCCTGGATATGGATTATTCAGGGCAGCCGTTCGGGTGTATGCCCCAGTTGATGGCTACAGCGGAATACGTTACCAAAGTCCACGCCATTTGTGTGGTGTGTGGCGACATTGCGCAGTATTCGTACCGGCTGGTGCCCTCGCAGGAGCGGGTTTTGCTGGGCGAAACCGATAGTTACGAAGCCCGTTGCCGCCGTTGTTTCAACCTGGGCGACGAAGCTGGACGAAAGGAATGGGCGTATGAAGACGCTGATACAAATGAATAA